Proteins from one Cicer arietinum cultivar CDC Frontier isolate Library 1 chromosome 3, Cicar.CDCFrontier_v2.0, whole genome shotgun sequence genomic window:
- the LOC101496619 gene encoding alpha-L-arabinofuranosidase 1-like isoform X2: MTFSKASCSSILRLYLIIVSCIAFQCNADHNHTSTLVIDASDGSGRPIPNTLFGIFFEEINHAGTGGLWAELVNNRGFEAGGTKVPSNIDPWTIVGTESSIVVQTELNSCFERNKVALRIDVLCDYCSSDGVGISNPGFWGMNIVEGRKYKVVLFVRSIGPLNMKVSFRKAAGGQILASSNIKGSALEVSKWKRMETTLVAHASSSNSVLTLTTTQKGKIWLDQISAMPLDTFKGHGFRSDLVDMIVQLKPAFLRFPGGCFIEGHRLKNAFRWKDSVGPWEQRPGHFGDVWNYWTDNGFGYFEGLQLAEDIGARPVWVFNNGISHTDEVDTRVIAPFVQEALDGIEFARGTSTSKWGSLRASMGHPQPFDLKYVGVGNEDCEKLNYHGNYLAFYYAIRQAYPDIQIISNCDASVRPLAHPADLYDYHTYPNDARHMFSNAHVFDKTPRHGPKAFVSEYALVGDNQARHGTLLGAVSEAGFLIGLETNSDHVVMASYAPLFVNANDRKWNPDAIVFNSNGAYGTPSYWVQYMFRESNGATFLNSQLQTTDPNSVVASAILLQNPQNKKTYLKIKITPQQSQLQSSGNEMNVIIPPISLTVLDMFR; the protein is encoded by the exons ATGACTTTTTCAAAAGCTTCTTGCAGTAGTATTCTTAGGCTCTACCTCATTATAGTGTCTTGTATTGCATTTCAATGTAATGCTGATCATAATCACACTTCAACTCTAGTTATAGATGCTTCTGATGGATCTGGAAGGCCAATTCCTAACACCCTTTTTGGAATATTTTTTGAG GAGATCAATCATGCTGGTACTGGGGGATTGTGGGCAGAACTTGTGAATAACAGAG GCTTTGAAGCTGGGGGTACAAAAGTTCCATCAAATATTGACCCTTGGACCATAGTTGGAACAGAATCATCTATTGTAGTACAAACTGAGCTTAATTCTTGCTTTGAACGCAATAAGGTTGCTTTGAGAATTGATGTGCTATGTGACTATTGTTCTTCTGATGGTGTTGGAATCTCTAACCCAGGTTTTTGGGGAATG AACATTGTGGAAGGGAGGAAATACAAGGTAGTGTTGTTTGTTCGTTCAATAGGACCATTAAATATGAAAGTATCATTCAGAAAAGCAGCAGGTGGACAGATATTGGCTTCTAGTAATATCAA AGGTTCTGCATTAGAGGTTTCAAAGTGGAAAAGGATGGAGACTACATTAGTAGCCCATGCATCAAGTTCTAATTCAGTTCTTACCTTAACAACAACTCAAAAAGGGAAGATATGGTTGGACCAAATATCTGCTATGCCTCTTGACACATTTAAG GGACATGGTTTCCGAAGTGACTTGGTTGACATGATAGTACAGTTGAAACCAGCCTTTCTCAGATTTCCAG GTGGTTGCTTTATTGAAGGACACAGATTAAAAAATGCATTTAGGTGGAAAGATAGTGTTGGACCCTGGGAACAAAGACCTGGACACTTTGGTGATGTTTGGAATTACTGGACAGATAATGGATTTGGTTATTTTGAGGGTCTTCAA CTAGCAGAGGACATTGGTGCAAGGCCAGTGTGGGTCTTCAACAACg GCATAAGCCATACTGATGAAGTTGATACAAGGGTCATCGCACCTTTTGTGCAA GAAGCACTTGATGGGATTGAGTTTGCTAGAGGTACATCTACTTCAAAATGGGGTTCCCTTAGAGCATCTATGGGACACCCACAACCTTTTGACCTAAAATATGTTGGTGTTGGAAATGAAGATTGTGAGAAGCTAAATTACCATG GAAATTACCTAGCCTTCTACTATGCAATACGACAAGCTTATCCAGATAttcaaattatttcaaattgTGATGCTTCTGTCAGGCCGTTAGCTCACCCAGCTGATTTGTATGATTATcat ACTTATCCTAATGACGCTCGACATATGTTTAGTAACGCTCATGTTTTTGATAAGACACCACGCCATGGACCAaag GCTTTTGTGAGTGAGTATGCTTTAGTTGGAGACAACCAAGCTAGGCATGGAACCCTTTTGGGAGCTGTCTCTGAAGCTGGATTCCTTATTGGATTAGAAACAAACAG TGATCATGTTGTAATGGCTAGCTATGCTCCACTTTTTGTAAATGCAAATGACAGAAA GTGGAACCCAGATGCAATTGTTTTTAACTCCAATGGAGCTTATGGAACTCCTAGCTATTGGGTGCAATACATGTTCAGAGAGTCAAATGGAGCAACATTTCTCAACTCACAACTTCAAACAACTGATCCTAACTCAGTGGTTGCATCTGCAATTCTTCTGCAAAAtcctcaaaataaaaaaacttacttAAAAATAAAG ATAACACCACAACAAAGTCAACTTCAGAGTTCTGGCAATGAGATGAATGTCATAATCCCTCCAATTTCATTAACAGTACTTGATATGTTTAGATAA
- the LOC101496619 gene encoding alpha-L-arabinofuranosidase 1-like isoform X1: MTFSKASCSSILRLYLIIVSCIAFQCNADHNHTSTLVIDASDGSGRPIPNTLFGIFFEEINHAGTGGLWAELVNNRGFEAGGTKVPSNIDPWTIVGTESSIVVQTELNSCFERNKVALRIDVLCDYCSSDGVGISNPGFWGMNIVEGRKYKVVLFVRSIGPLNMKVSFRKAAGGQILASSNIKGSALEVSKWKRMETTLVAHASSSNSVLTLTTTQKGKIWLDQISAMPLDTFKGHGFRSDLVDMIVQLKPAFLRFPGGCFIEGHRLKNAFRWKDSVGPWEQRPGHFGDVWNYWTDNGFGYFEGLQLAEDIGARPVWVFNNGISHTDEVDTRVIAPFVQEALDGIEFARGTSTSKWGSLRASMGHPQPFDLKYVGVGNEDCEKLNYHGNYLAFYYAIRQAYPDIQIISNCDASVRPLAHPADLYDYHTYPNDARHMFSNAHVFDKTPRHGPKAFVSEYALVGDNQARHGTLLGAVSEAGFLIGLETNSDHVVMASYAPLFVNANDRKWNPDAIVFNSNGAYGTPSYWVQYMFRESNGATFLNSQLQTTDPNSVVASAILLQNPQNKKTYLKIKIANIGNNQVNLKISIKGFGSSNPSESTKTILTSEHALDENSFSNPKKITPQQSQLQSSGNEMNVIIPPISLTVLDMFR, from the exons ATGACTTTTTCAAAAGCTTCTTGCAGTAGTATTCTTAGGCTCTACCTCATTATAGTGTCTTGTATTGCATTTCAATGTAATGCTGATCATAATCACACTTCAACTCTAGTTATAGATGCTTCTGATGGATCTGGAAGGCCAATTCCTAACACCCTTTTTGGAATATTTTTTGAG GAGATCAATCATGCTGGTACTGGGGGATTGTGGGCAGAACTTGTGAATAACAGAG GCTTTGAAGCTGGGGGTACAAAAGTTCCATCAAATATTGACCCTTGGACCATAGTTGGAACAGAATCATCTATTGTAGTACAAACTGAGCTTAATTCTTGCTTTGAACGCAATAAGGTTGCTTTGAGAATTGATGTGCTATGTGACTATTGTTCTTCTGATGGTGTTGGAATCTCTAACCCAGGTTTTTGGGGAATG AACATTGTGGAAGGGAGGAAATACAAGGTAGTGTTGTTTGTTCGTTCAATAGGACCATTAAATATGAAAGTATCATTCAGAAAAGCAGCAGGTGGACAGATATTGGCTTCTAGTAATATCAA AGGTTCTGCATTAGAGGTTTCAAAGTGGAAAAGGATGGAGACTACATTAGTAGCCCATGCATCAAGTTCTAATTCAGTTCTTACCTTAACAACAACTCAAAAAGGGAAGATATGGTTGGACCAAATATCTGCTATGCCTCTTGACACATTTAAG GGACATGGTTTCCGAAGTGACTTGGTTGACATGATAGTACAGTTGAAACCAGCCTTTCTCAGATTTCCAG GTGGTTGCTTTATTGAAGGACACAGATTAAAAAATGCATTTAGGTGGAAAGATAGTGTTGGACCCTGGGAACAAAGACCTGGACACTTTGGTGATGTTTGGAATTACTGGACAGATAATGGATTTGGTTATTTTGAGGGTCTTCAA CTAGCAGAGGACATTGGTGCAAGGCCAGTGTGGGTCTTCAACAACg GCATAAGCCATACTGATGAAGTTGATACAAGGGTCATCGCACCTTTTGTGCAA GAAGCACTTGATGGGATTGAGTTTGCTAGAGGTACATCTACTTCAAAATGGGGTTCCCTTAGAGCATCTATGGGACACCCACAACCTTTTGACCTAAAATATGTTGGTGTTGGAAATGAAGATTGTGAGAAGCTAAATTACCATG GAAATTACCTAGCCTTCTACTATGCAATACGACAAGCTTATCCAGATAttcaaattatttcaaattgTGATGCTTCTGTCAGGCCGTTAGCTCACCCAGCTGATTTGTATGATTATcat ACTTATCCTAATGACGCTCGACATATGTTTAGTAACGCTCATGTTTTTGATAAGACACCACGCCATGGACCAaag GCTTTTGTGAGTGAGTATGCTTTAGTTGGAGACAACCAAGCTAGGCATGGAACCCTTTTGGGAGCTGTCTCTGAAGCTGGATTCCTTATTGGATTAGAAACAAACAG TGATCATGTTGTAATGGCTAGCTATGCTCCACTTTTTGTAAATGCAAATGACAGAAA GTGGAACCCAGATGCAATTGTTTTTAACTCCAATGGAGCTTATGGAACTCCTAGCTATTGGGTGCAATACATGTTCAGAGAGTCAAATGGAGCAACATTTCTCAACTCACAACTTCAAACAACTGATCCTAACTCAGTGGTTGCATCTGCAATTCTTCTGCAAAAtcctcaaaataaaaaaacttacttAAAAATAAAG ATTGCAAACATAGGAAACAACCAAGTGAATCTCAAGATTTCTATTAAGGGATTTGGGAGCTCAAATCCATCTGAATCAACAAAGACTATTCTCACATCTGAACATGCATTGGATGAGAATAGCTTCTCAAACCCAAAAAAG ATAACACCACAACAAAGTCAACTTCAGAGTTCTGGCAATGAGATGAATGTCATAATCCCTCCAATTTCATTAACAGTACTTGATATGTTTAGATAA